The proteins below come from a single Rhodohalobacter sp. SW132 genomic window:
- a CDS encoding aminopeptidase P family protein, whose product MPAQLHRKKLLSLFDESQEGAVYIKGGELMYRYQTDYEFPFRQESNFWYLTGVDEPDYHMILDLKTQTYHLFAPKRDAQFAVWHGHVKTMDDIKTLYEPDELHFENKLLSVLKDINPSTIYCLNEEQAEFLEDLDRNFSVDTESLVDAITYCRSIKTDDELNMLRESASINNISHRKVMESVKPGMYEYELKAIFDFHQQSRGLLFDAYNGIHAAGRNSSVLHYTDCDSRLNNGDLYLIDAGFEYEGYASDVTRTYPCNGRFTGDQAKVYQTVLNALNEVIKATKPGVKMEDLHMMSAEIIIRGLKDMGLVKGSVEDLMENDIFALFFPHGLGHFLGLDTHDVGGYPKGVERIDRPGIRFLRARRELQTGMVITVEPGLYFIPALLKPAFEDEEKSKFLNQSKLEAFFDFGGVRIEDNLVITEDGYENLTDVPKEIKEIEDLIKG is encoded by the coding sequence ATGCCGGCACAACTTCACAGAAAAAAACTACTCTCACTTTTTGATGAATCCCAGGAAGGTGCGGTATATATAAAAGGCGGTGAGTTAATGTACCGCTACCAGACCGACTATGAGTTTCCTTTCCGGCAGGAGAGCAATTTCTGGTATCTGACCGGCGTGGATGAACCCGATTACCACATGATTCTGGACCTGAAAACCCAGACCTATCACCTCTTTGCGCCAAAACGGGATGCACAGTTCGCAGTTTGGCACGGCCACGTAAAAACGATGGATGATATTAAAACCCTGTATGAGCCTGACGAACTGCATTTTGAAAATAAACTTCTCTCAGTGCTGAAGGATATCAATCCATCAACCATTTACTGCCTGAACGAAGAGCAGGCGGAGTTCCTGGAAGATCTCGATCGAAATTTCAGCGTAGATACGGAATCGCTCGTTGATGCGATAACATACTGCCGTTCGATTAAAACTGATGATGAACTGAATATGCTTCGCGAATCAGCATCCATCAACAATATATCCCACCGAAAAGTGATGGAATCTGTGAAGCCGGGAATGTATGAGTACGAACTGAAAGCAATTTTTGATTTCCATCAGCAATCGCGCGGTCTGCTTTTTGATGCGTATAACGGGATTCATGCAGCGGGCCGAAATAGCTCCGTTCTTCATTATACTGACTGTGACAGCCGCCTGAACAACGGTGATCTCTACCTGATTGACGCCGGTTTTGAGTATGAAGGGTATGCCTCTGACGTCACCCGAACCTACCCGTGCAACGGCCGATTCACCGGGGATCAGGCTAAAGTGTATCAAACCGTTCTGAATGCGCTGAACGAAGTGATTAAAGCGACAAAGCCCGGTGTAAAAATGGAAGATCTGCACATGATGTCTGCTGAAATCATTATCCGCGGACTGAAAGATATGGGGCTTGTGAAAGGGAGTGTGGAAGACCTGATGGAGAACGATATTTTCGCTCTCTTTTTCCCGCACGGACTTGGCCATTTTCTTGGGCTCGACACCCACGATGTTGGCGGATATCCCAAAGGAGTAGAACGAATCGACCGGCCCGGAATCCGGTTCCTTCGTGCACGGCGCGAACTGCAAACCGGTATGGTGATCACCGTGGAACCCGGCCTCTACTTTATCCCCGCTTTACTAAAACCGGCATTTGAGGATGAGGAAAAATCAAAATTCCTTAACCAGTCAAAGCTTGAAGCTTTTTTCGATTTTGGCGGTGTTCGGATTGAAGACAACCTGGTCATCACAGAGGATGGCTACGAAAATCTGACCGACGTACCTAAAGAAATCAAAGAAATTGAGGATCTGATTAAAGGATAA
- a CDS encoding ribonucleoside-diphosphate reductase subunit alpha, whose amino-acid sequence MKRTVIKRNGKEEPFQTQKIINAIFNIIQGLEVEDDYELVFLIMKELDLKVPERVSSEELDQLVLKAIEQLIPRHPIYDTLATRQLLKLIHTDIERRLDSFSSYLDHSIGQNLISEELKEFDIELLSSAIDHDRDHEFGYFGLTTLKDRYLAKNRDNQTIEKPQWFFMRVAMGIGSSNEEVIKMYNKLSRLEYLHSTPTLFNSGTPVSQYSSCYVSVVDDSLESIMDKARETAFLAKYAGGVGTDVTRIRSTGSMIRSLNAKSSGVIPFLKVFDTLVNSIQQGGRRRSSQVVSMQPWHLDIDGFLDLRETTGNAYFRTPSLNTKLWMPDEMMRRIEQDEPIYLFDPGECPELVDACGDEFREKYEQRIQQAEDGELVQFKKVESRTFFKKYLFKLAKTGHPWLTFKDRHNDTNPCPEYSVINSSNLCTEISIPNRPDSTAVCTLASINLSKHIKQDSSGFDWDKLEESVRLMVTGLDTILDKNFYPSEESKRNTTDLRPLGIGVMGFAEALVQLGISYDSEEAVMAARQLGAFTKKIAYDQSEKLAEERGAFAHYDEMKAAGKSYDYKPRRNAVLLAIAPTATISIIAGTTSSIDSYFSNVYSRDTLSGKHIVINQQLVRDLEAKGLWSEEMANEIKANNGSIQPIRELDGKIDKDLYKSAYEIHPNRQIDIAAAFQESIDQAVSKSIYLDERYRSEMEKIYIYAWKKRLKSTYYCFVDKVIKGEKYTSNVNKRGTRKGFGKPAGKAEEKNGSAKRIGFGKAAEKTVNSEKSVAELEAEARKKHGDEVVDQVKSGDMNGCPTDPLLSKICPSCE is encoded by the coding sequence ATGAAACGAACGGTCATTAAACGAAACGGTAAGGAAGAGCCTTTCCAGACACAGAAAATTATCAACGCAATTTTTAATATCATCCAGGGGCTTGAGGTGGAAGATGACTACGAGCTGGTTTTCCTGATTATGAAGGAACTGGACCTGAAAGTGCCGGAACGGGTCTCATCCGAAGAATTGGATCAGCTTGTGCTGAAGGCGATCGAGCAGCTCATTCCGCGCCATCCCATCTACGATACGCTGGCCACCCGTCAGCTTCTGAAATTGATTCACACCGATATCGAACGAAGGCTGGATTCGTTCAGCAGCTACCTGGATCACTCAATCGGTCAGAACCTCATCAGTGAAGAACTCAAAGAGTTTGATATTGAACTGCTGAGTTCCGCGATCGATCACGACAGAGATCACGAGTTCGGTTATTTTGGCCTCACAACGCTAAAGGATCGATATCTCGCAAAAAACCGGGACAATCAGACCATTGAAAAACCACAGTGGTTTTTTATGCGTGTGGCGATGGGCATCGGATCATCCAACGAAGAGGTGATCAAAATGTACAACAAACTATCGCGCCTGGAATACCTTCACTCCACACCTACGCTTTTTAACTCCGGCACCCCGGTTTCGCAATACTCCTCCTGTTACGTGAGCGTGGTGGATGATTCGCTTGAATCGATCATGGACAAAGCCCGTGAAACCGCATTCCTGGCGAAATATGCCGGCGGAGTGGGGACAGATGTAACCCGAATACGATCCACCGGGTCGATGATCCGATCACTGAATGCAAAGTCATCCGGCGTGATCCCGTTTCTGAAAGTGTTTGATACGCTTGTCAACTCTATCCAGCAGGGCGGCCGCCGCCGGAGCTCGCAGGTTGTGTCGATGCAGCCGTGGCACCTCGATATCGATGGATTTCTCGATCTGCGCGAAACCACCGGTAACGCTTATTTCCGAACGCCGTCACTCAATACAAAACTCTGGATGCCCGATGAGATGATGCGGAGAATTGAACAGGATGAACCGATCTACCTGTTTGATCCGGGCGAATGTCCGGAGTTGGTGGACGCCTGCGGAGATGAGTTTCGAGAAAAATATGAACAACGCATTCAGCAGGCTGAAGATGGAGAACTGGTTCAGTTTAAAAAAGTGGAGAGCCGTACATTTTTCAAAAAATACCTCTTTAAACTGGCTAAAACGGGCCATCCGTGGCTTACGTTTAAAGATCGCCATAACGATACAAATCCCTGCCCGGAGTACAGCGTCATTAACAGTTCAAATCTCTGCACGGAGATCTCCATCCCCAACCGGCCGGATTCCACCGCTGTGTGTACGCTGGCATCGATCAACCTTTCGAAACACATCAAACAGGATAGTTCGGGTTTTGATTGGGATAAACTGGAAGAGTCTGTCAGGCTGATGGTAACCGGGCTGGATACGATCCTCGATAAAAATTTCTATCCATCCGAAGAATCGAAGCGAAACACCACCGACCTTCGCCCACTTGGTATTGGCGTGATGGGATTTGCTGAGGCACTGGTTCAACTCGGCATATCGTACGATTCGGAAGAAGCGGTGATGGCCGCCCGGCAACTGGGGGCGTTTACTAAAAAGATTGCCTACGATCAGTCTGAAAAACTGGCGGAAGAGCGGGGCGCATTTGCTCATTATGATGAGATGAAAGCAGCCGGCAAATCGTATGACTACAAGCCCCGCCGAAATGCGGTGCTGCTGGCGATTGCGCCAACGGCTACCATTTCGATCATCGCCGGAACCACGTCATCCATCGATAGCTATTTCAGCAATGTCTATTCCCGTGATACACTCTCCGGAAAGCATATTGTGATCAACCAGCAACTGGTTCGTGATCTTGAAGCGAAAGGATTGTGGAGTGAAGAAATGGCGAACGAGATCAAAGCCAACAACGGTTCAATACAGCCGATCCGCGAGCTGGATGGAAAAATCGATAAGGATCTCTATAAATCGGCCTATGAAATTCACCCAAACCGGCAGATTGATATCGCCGCAGCATTCCAGGAATCAATTGATCAGGCGGTGTCAAAATCGATCTACCTGGATGAGCGGTACCGCAGCGAGATGGAAAAAATCTATATCTACGCATGGAAAAAGAGGCTGAAATCAACCTACTACTGTTTTGTGGATAAAGTGATTAAAGGCGAGAAATACACCTCGAATGTAAATAAACGGGGAACGCGGAAAGGGTTTGGCAAACCGGCAGGTAAAGCTGAGGAGAAGAACGGATCAGCAAAGCGAATAGGATTCGGTAAGGCGGCCGAAAAGACCGTGAACTCTGAAAAATCCGTGGCTGAACTCGAAGCCGAAGCCCGGAAAAAGCACGGGGATGAGGTGGTTGACCAGGTAAAATCCGGGGATATGAACGGTTGCCCGACAGATCCGCTGCTGAGCAAAATATGCCCGAGTTGTGAATAG
- a CDS encoding ribonucleotide-diphosphate reductase subunit beta has protein sequence MKLTGKTSVRENIKLTEDPSYPIFKELYEKQKKAIWFPEELNIQQDALDYQSLSENEKDLFDTAVGYFCSSELLVQNVLVNTFFPLLTDPHAKMSFSTQLFMENIHSDFFEIVLQSFGMDRDKMYEVAFEDPILRKKQSLIVDAIDKISQDGIDPDTIAGQKQILKAILLNNIVMEGIFFYSSFAHFFALKDMGKMNNVVSGVELVLIDESLHLQNGIEAILIMLDENPEITEDEAFVNEIRDLILEGAELEIEYVEHKFGDHTILGISFGELERYLKYITDRRLQELGFEPEFHITENPLRFLQKEDVKKLINFFEVSSTEYTNY, from the coding sequence ATGAAATTAACCGGCAAAACCTCTGTGCGAGAGAACATCAAGCTCACGGAAGATCCATCCTACCCGATTTTCAAAGAGCTGTACGAAAAACAGAAAAAAGCGATCTGGTTTCCCGAAGAGCTGAACATCCAGCAGGATGCTCTCGATTACCAATCTCTTTCAGAGAATGAAAAAGATCTGTTCGATACTGCCGTGGGATATTTTTGCTCTTCCGAACTGCTGGTGCAAAACGTGTTGGTGAACACCTTTTTCCCGCTGCTTACCGATCCCCACGCAAAAATGAGTTTCAGTACACAACTCTTCATGGAAAATATCCACAGTGATTTTTTTGAAATTGTGCTGCAATCCTTCGGCATGGATCGCGACAAGATGTATGAAGTGGCGTTTGAAGATCCGATTCTCCGCAAGAAGCAGTCGCTGATTGTGGATGCAATCGATAAAATCAGCCAGGACGGGATCGATCCGGATACAATTGCCGGTCAGAAACAGATACTGAAAGCGATACTGCTGAACAACATCGTGATGGAAGGAATCTTTTTCTATTCCTCATTTGCCCATTTTTTCGCCCTCAAGGATATGGGGAAAATGAATAATGTGGTTTCCGGAGTGGAGTTGGTGCTGATTGATGAATCCCTTCACCTGCAGAACGGAATTGAAGCGATCCTGATCATGCTGGACGAAAACCCGGAAATCACAGAAGATGAGGCGTTTGTGAACGAAATCCGGGATCTGATCCTGGAAGGCGCCGAACTCGAAATCGAATATGTAGAGCACAAATTCGGAGATCACACCATCCTGGGAATCTCGTTCGGTGAGCTGGAGCGCTACCTGAAATATATCACCGATCGCAGGCTCCAGGAGCTTGGGTTTGAGCCTGAGTTTCATATCACCGAGAATCCGCTCCGGTTTCTGCAAAAAGAGGACGTGAAAAAACTGATCAATTTCTTTGAGGTCTCCTCGACAGAGTATACAAATTATTAG
- a CDS encoding lipopolysaccharide assembly protein LapB, with protein sequence MKIQQIFYCLVCLLFVIHSAAIAQSSSVEEWNEEAKEKFDSGNEPEALELYERVLEQDPENFDALWNASLLYARAGFRLEDESEQEQKYNKALELAEKAVEHHPDEGFSHYAYAVAKGRMTDVMGNRDRIRTAHEIRDVIEKAAELIPDYAPVWHFWGVWHRDVANVGRTERIAARFISGGIPDASNEKAEEYLLKAVDLDDNHILIRLDLARYYLEVGEDEKAKEVLEKIIEMEPRTMDDPRKLEEARELLDDLN encoded by the coding sequence ATGAAAATTCAACAGATATTTTACTGTTTGGTGTGTCTTCTTTTTGTGATCCATTCCGCAGCCATTGCACAAAGTAGTTCTGTAGAAGAGTGGAATGAAGAGGCAAAAGAGAAGTTTGACAGCGGTAATGAGCCTGAAGCTCTCGAATTGTATGAAAGAGTACTGGAGCAGGATCCTGAAAACTTTGATGCGCTCTGGAATGCCAGTCTTCTCTATGCGAGAGCAGGATTTCGACTGGAAGATGAGTCAGAACAGGAACAAAAGTATAACAAGGCACTGGAACTTGCGGAAAAAGCAGTTGAACATCATCCGGATGAAGGTTTTTCCCATTATGCCTATGCGGTAGCAAAAGGGCGGATGACCGATGTTATGGGAAACCGTGACCGGATCCGCACAGCACATGAAATTCGGGATGTGATCGAAAAAGCTGCCGAGTTAATACCGGATTATGCTCCTGTGTGGCACTTTTGGGGTGTCTGGCACCGGGATGTGGCAAATGTCGGCCGGACAGAACGAATCGCTGCGAGATTTATATCCGGAGGGATACCGGATGCAAGTAATGAGAAAGCAGAGGAGTATCTTTTGAAAGCTGTTGACCTTGATGATAACCATATCCTCATTCGTCTCGATCTCGCCCGATATTACCTGGAAGTGGGAGAGGATGAGAAAGCCAAAGAGGTTCTCGAAAAAATTATTGAGATGGAGCCCCGGACGATGGATGATCCCCGTAAGCTGGAAGAGGCCCGTGAGCTGCTGGATGATTTGAACTGA
- a CDS encoding carbon starvation protein A, with protein sequence MPSSIVAALSLLLFFIGYRYYSRFLAEKIYQLDPDYMTPAHRFNDGVDYVPANKFVLLGHHFTSIAGAAPIVGPAIAVYWGWLPAMLWVVFGTLFAAGVHDFGTMVLSVRNRGQSVGILADKLVGHRAKLLFLFIILILVLMVNAVFAWVISSLFISFPSSVLSIFIQIPLAIWIGFRAYRKTGSMVIPSVIVLVVMYATAVIASYVPLLQIDLVSYFGGEEATSWFGLSATEWAFLTWIIILMTYVYFASTLPVWMLLQPRDLINAYQLIFGLVILYLALFITSPEITAPATNPNTGDVSWFPLLFITIACGAISGFHGLVSSGTTAKQLDKETDARFVGYLGAIGEGSLALITIVAIVTYFNTTGEFLEHYHSFEAAGATGLAIFVEGAAYLATGLMIPLQAAETIIAVIVISFAATTLDTSVRLMRYIINELGEEYSIKPLKQMHPSTMIAVGLSAALVLLPEGPRGLGSGGYLLWPLFGTSNQLLAGISLLLVTIWLKRKGRSIIYTLIPMLFVLFMTLWAMTEQVVFQWSGYGEADANLLLFSFGALILGFTIWIFLEAINLFRKESQQNS encoded by the coding sequence TTGCCATCAAGTATAGTTGCTGCACTTTCACTCCTTCTTTTTTTCATCGGATACCGATACTATTCGCGGTTTTTGGCAGAGAAAATCTATCAGCTCGACCCTGACTACATGACTCCGGCTCACCGGTTTAATGATGGTGTTGACTATGTTCCGGCCAATAAATTTGTGCTGCTGGGGCACCATTTCACATCCATTGCGGGTGCGGCTCCCATTGTAGGGCCGGCCATCGCGGTTTACTGGGGCTGGCTGCCGGCGATGCTCTGGGTGGTATTCGGAACCCTCTTTGCCGCCGGCGTGCACGATTTCGGAACGATGGTACTTTCGGTCAGGAACAGGGGCCAATCCGTTGGGATTTTGGCGGATAAGCTGGTGGGGCACCGCGCTAAGCTGCTCTTTCTCTTTATCATTCTGATCCTGGTGTTGATGGTAAACGCCGTGTTTGCCTGGGTGATCTCCAGCCTCTTTATCAGTTTTCCATCGAGTGTGCTCTCCATTTTCATTCAGATTCCTCTTGCTATCTGGATCGGTTTCCGGGCCTACCGAAAAACCGGCAGCATGGTGATACCCTCAGTCATCGTTCTGGTTGTGATGTACGCCACTGCCGTTATCGCCAGCTACGTGCCGCTGCTGCAGATCGACCTGGTCAGCTATTTTGGCGGCGAGGAAGCAACGTCATGGTTTGGTTTGTCGGCCACCGAGTGGGCTTTTCTTACCTGGATCATCATCCTGATGACCTATGTCTATTTTGCCTCCACACTGCCGGTATGGATGCTGCTGCAGCCGCGCGATCTGATCAACGCGTACCAGCTTATTTTTGGCCTGGTTATTCTATACCTGGCGTTGTTCATCACCAGCCCCGAAATTACGGCCCCCGCCACAAATCCCAACACCGGTGATGTGAGCTGGTTTCCACTGCTCTTTATTACCATCGCCTGCGGGGCGATATCCGGGTTTCACGGACTGGTCTCCTCAGGTACTACGGCCAAACAGCTCGACAAAGAGACTGATGCACGATTCGTTGGATACCTGGGAGCCATCGGGGAAGGATCGCTGGCGCTGATCACCATTGTGGCGATCGTCACCTATTTTAATACCACCGGTGAGTTCCTGGAACACTATCACTCCTTTGAAGCTGCCGGGGCAACCGGACTCGCCATTTTTGTTGAAGGCGCCGCGTACCTCGCAACAGGGTTGATGATTCCGCTCCAGGCTGCAGAAACGATTATTGCCGTGATCGTCATCAGTTTTGCCGCCACCACGCTCGATACCTCCGTTCGCCTGATGCGCTACATTATCAACGAACTGGGAGAGGAGTACTCCATCAAACCGCTGAAGCAGATGCATCCATCCACCATGATAGCGGTTGGTTTGAGTGCGGCTCTTGTTTTGCTGCCTGAGGGACCCCGCGGGCTTGGCTCGGGGGGATATCTCCTTTGGCCGCTTTTCGGCACTTCCAACCAGCTATTGGCGGGAATCAGTTTGTTGCTTGTCACCATCTGGCTGAAAAGAAAAGGGCGCAGCATCATATACACGCTGATCCCGATGCTCTTTGTGCTGTTTATGACCCTATGGGCGATGACCGAGCAGGTGGTGTTTCAGTGGTCGGGCTACGGAGAGGCGGACGCCAACCTGCTGCTCTTCAGCTTCGGGGCGCTTATTCTTGGATTTACAATCTGGATCTTTTTGGAGGCGATAAACTTATTCAGAAAAGAGAGCCAGCAGAACTCATAG
- a CDS encoding DUF2237 family protein, translated as MEPEKNIFGTKLIACSEDPMTGFYRDGCCNTGPQDHGIHTVCAVMTEEFLEFSKSKGNDLSTPKPQWNFPGLKPGDRWCLCAPRWLEAYRAGKAPKVKLEATHEKTLEIVDLDTLVSFAVKE; from the coding sequence ATGGAACCTGAGAAAAACATTTTTGGCACCAAACTGATCGCCTGCAGCGAAGACCCGATGACCGGTTTTTATCGCGATGGATGCTGCAATACGGGTCCGCAGGATCACGGTATTCATACCGTATGTGCGGTAATGACAGAAGAGTTTCTGGAATTTTCTAAATCGAAAGGTAATGACCTGTCAACGCCAAAGCCACAGTGGAATTTCCCGGGATTAAAACCGGGTGATCGCTGGTGTTTATGTGCTCCCAGATGGCTGGAGGCGTATCGGGCTGGAAAAGCGCCGAAAGTAAAACTGGAAGCGACTCATGAAAAAACACTGGAAATCGTAGACCTGGATACGCTGGTGTCGTTTGCGGTGAAGGAGTAA
- the uvrA gene encoding excinuclease ABC subunit UvrA, which yields MSNPKAEPAAPSKNGTPAQERPIVVKGARVHNLKNIDVEIPRNKLTVITGVSGSGKSSLAFDTIYAEGQRRYVESLSSYARQFLERMDKPDVDYMHGISPAMAIQQKTTSSNPRSTVGTTTEIYDYVRLLFARIGRTISPKSGKEVQKDSTKTILKELYEQFDDGTKFYVLFPIDLREGRKIEEHLAVLKEKGLTRILNVKDESMTDLSRDEVDPKSIKPKTHRVLIDRLALKQDDGTRSRIADSLETAFREGSGRCSVLIRGGEELPFSERFERDGMEFLEPSPQMFSFNNPFGACDSCEGFGKVSGIDEDLVIPDHDKSLRNGAIAPFDSPKFSSNLKDLIKVAAKYQLPIDVPYKDLDKETKKIIWNGKDQYVGIRGFFEQVKSQFYKVHMRVFYSRYRGYSRCPECEGYRVRKDALYVIVGGLHIGEVTEMTIGHAREFFDDLKITDFEQEVAGQILYEIRKRLKYLDEVGLDYLTLDRLTNTLSGGESQRISLANSLGSSLIGSLYVLDEPTIGLHPRDNDRLINILKSLRDIGNTVLVVEHDPEMMKAADNIIDIGPFAGSHGGEVVFSGSYENLLKAKTLTGKYLSGRMEIPIPEKRRKGNGKSISITGATEHNLKSIDVDFPLGKLICVTGVSGSGKSTLVHDTLYAHIQKQLGTWKEKVGRNRGIDGVRNVEAVEMVDQSPIGRSTRSNPATYTKAFDGIRDLFSNTRQSKIMGYTPGHFSFNVPGGRCESCQGEGVQKIEMQFMADIELVCEECSGTRFRKDILQVKYRGHNIHDVLEMSVSDAIEFFVDETSIISKLQPLEDVGLGYLKLGQSATTLSGGEAQRVKLAKFLSKTNTDQTLYFFDEPTTGLHFEDISKLLKSFNELVNQGHSVIIIEHNLDVIKAADWLIDIGPEGGFRGGQIVGTGTPEEIAEIEESHTGRFLRDVLG from the coding sequence ATGAGCAACCCCAAAGCGGAACCAGCTGCCCCATCAAAAAACGGAACTCCCGCACAAGAGCGGCCCATTGTTGTAAAAGGAGCACGTGTCCACAATCTCAAAAATATTGATGTTGAGATCCCTCGTAATAAATTAACCGTCATTACCGGCGTATCGGGTTCGGGTAAATCGAGCCTGGCATTTGATACGATCTACGCCGAAGGACAGCGCCGGTACGTGGAGAGCCTTTCGAGCTATGCACGTCAGTTCCTGGAGCGGATGGACAAGCCCGATGTGGACTACATGCACGGCATCTCGCCCGCCATGGCGATTCAACAGAAAACCACTTCCTCCAACCCGCGGTCAACAGTAGGAACCACCACCGAAATTTATGACTACGTCCGACTGCTTTTTGCACGGATCGGCAGAACCATATCCCCAAAATCCGGAAAAGAAGTTCAAAAAGATTCCACAAAAACCATCCTCAAAGAGCTTTATGAGCAGTTTGATGATGGAACGAAATTCTACGTTCTATTTCCGATCGATCTGCGCGAGGGGCGAAAAATAGAGGAACATCTCGCCGTTCTGAAAGAGAAAGGTCTCACGCGGATATTGAATGTGAAAGATGAATCCATGACCGATCTATCGCGTGATGAAGTGGATCCAAAAAGTATCAAACCGAAAACACACCGGGTGCTGATCGACCGGCTTGCGCTTAAGCAGGATGACGGTACCCGCAGCCGGATTGCAGATTCTCTTGAAACGGCCTTTCGTGAAGGAAGCGGGCGATGTTCCGTATTGATTCGCGGCGGAGAGGAACTGCCGTTCAGCGAGCGCTTTGAGCGCGACGGTATGGAGTTCCTGGAACCCTCACCACAGATGTTCTCCTTTAATAATCCATTTGGCGCATGTGATTCATGCGAAGGATTTGGAAAAGTATCCGGGATTGATGAAGACCTGGTGATTCCCGATCACGATAAATCACTACGCAATGGCGCCATCGCCCCGTTTGATTCGCCCAAATTCAGCAGCAACCTGAAGGATCTGATCAAAGTGGCGGCTAAGTACCAGCTGCCGATTGATGTTCCCTATAAAGATCTCGATAAGGAGACGAAGAAAATCATTTGGAACGGGAAAGATCAATACGTTGGAATCCGCGGGTTTTTTGAACAGGTGAAGAGTCAGTTTTATAAAGTTCACATGCGGGTTTTTTACTCACGCTATCGCGGATACAGCCGCTGCCCGGAGTGTGAAGGATATCGTGTGAGGAAAGATGCGCTCTACGTTATTGTAGGCGGACTCCATATCGGGGAAGTTACCGAAATGACGATCGGGCACGCCCGTGAGTTTTTTGATGATCTGAAGATCACCGATTTTGAGCAGGAAGTGGCAGGACAGATTTTATATGAGATCCGCAAGCGGCTGAAATACCTGGATGAAGTCGGGCTGGACTACCTGACGCTCGACCGGCTGACAAATACGCTCAGCGGCGGTGAATCGCAGCGTATCAGCCTGGCGAACTCACTCGGCAGCTCGCTTATCGGAAGTCTCTATGTGCTTGATGAACCGACCATCGGGCTTCATCCACGCGATAACGACCGGCTGATCAACATTCTGAAATCACTTCGTGATATCGGAAACACCGTTTTGGTGGTTGAGCACGATCCCGAGATGATGAAAGCCGCTGACAACATTATTGATATCGGACCATTTGCCGGTTCACACGGTGGCGAAGTTGTGTTTAGCGGATCGTATGAGAATCTATTGAAAGCCAAAACCCTGACCGGCAAATACCTGAGCGGACGGATGGAGATTCCGATTCCTGAGAAGCGCAGAAAAGGAAACGGAAAATCGATCTCTATTACCGGAGCAACCGAACACAACCTGAAGAGTATTGATGTGGATTTCCCGCTCGGGAAACTGATCTGTGTGACGGGTGTTTCAGGATCGGGTAAATCCACCCTGGTGCACGACACACTTTACGCACACATTCAGAAGCAGCTTGGCACATGGAAAGAGAAGGTTGGGCGAAACCGCGGAATTGACGGCGTTCGAAATGTTGAGGCTGTTGAGATGGTGGATCAAAGCCCGATCGGGCGTTCCACGCGTTCCAATCCTGCTACCTATACCAAGGCGTTTGATGGCATCCGTGATCTTTTTTCCAATACACGTCAGTCAAAGATCATGGGCTATACACCCGGTCACTTCTCCTTCAATGTGCCGGGCGGGCGATGTGAAAGCTGCCAGGGCGAGGGCGTTCAGAAAATTGAGATGCAGTTTATGGCTGACATCGAACTGGTGTGCGAGGAGTGCAGCGGCACACGCTTTAGGAAAGATATTCTGCAGGTAAAATACCGCGGACATAACATTCACGATGTGCTGGAGATGAGTGTGAGCGACGCGATTGAGTTTTTTGTGGATGAAACATCCATTATCAGTAAGCTGCAGCCACTTGAGGATGTTGGGCTTGGCTACCTGAAACTGGGTCAGAGTGCCACAACGCTATCCGGCGGGGAGGCACAGCGGGTGAAGCTGGCCAAATTCTTATCCAAAACGAACACCGATCAAACCCTCTACTTTTTTGATGAACCGACCACCGGCCTGCATTTTGAAGATATCTCCAAGCTGCTGAAATCGTTTAACGAACTTGTGAACCAGGGGCATTCGGTGATTATCATCGAACACAACCTGGATGTGATTAAAGCGGCCGACTGGCTGATCGATATCGGTCCTGAAGGCGGGTTCAGAGGCGGGCAGATTGTAGGTACCGGCACGCCTGAAGAGATTGCGGAAATTGAAGAGAGCCATACGGGACGTTTTTTGAGGGATGTTTTGGGTTAG